Sequence from the Bombus pyrosoma isolate SC7728 linkage group LG3, ASM1482585v1, whole genome shotgun sequence genome:
TGAGGAGTACGGTGCCTACTATATTATTGATGTATTCTCCTTATAGTCTTCTTCTATCCAAGAACTTTGTACTTCAGTGGTTAAAGaagtatgtataatgtatttgtagcttttgtaattaacaatattatgaTATTCCTGCAATTACAAACTTATAAACTGTaacgattttataatataaaacacgaaaaattcataaaaataaaaattgtaggtatgaaatgtttttaatgttaaaaataaatattctatgaaataaaatatgtttaacgaatgaaaatgtatataaatgtttataatgacaatttttgttacttttaatctaataaaaaattccagtTTCCAGAAAGCTAGAAATCACAAAGTGGCCATAAACACGTACCACATTATCCGATGAATAGTTGGAACGAAATTGTAAGAAAGGATTTATCGGAAGTACAATTGACATTTAGGTGCGATCTTGTCAAGATATAATCACTAAATTCCGATTAGAAAAACGGCACTCCCAAAAAGATTTTGCTATTAAAAATCTAATCAACATCTATCGCTTTACTGATTTctaaattagatatttttaattcaatataccgatgatattattttgtttaatatttttattcattatatgcttataatttactatatttttcaatctatTTTAGTGAAATAACTGAAAATCAATATTCTTTAAAACCCCATAATCAATAAATAACGGTGCGATAATCGAACATTAATTATCGAATGATAATTATCGAACCACTAATGGCTCGTTTTCatgatatgaaaataatttccgtCAGATTATCATGTGTTATCACTTGTTATAACCAGATAATAATTTGCTAATTGGCTActggtaattaaattaaaattcccaCTCATCGGTATTTTAGTTACTTGAGAAAGACCTTCTTTTCAGATTGACGGAACATTAAAGGTGCCCGcagcaaatataatattgttttagaTAGTAAATCATTATTAACCAGAAAATTTACTTGAATTATAACTTTGGCAAAtccaatttaaaaagtaaacaattatttcattataagtcatattcattaaattttctttcaataaatttttccatgAACATTACATAACCTGTAATGCTAACTCGCTTATTTTTGCAATGTAACGAAACGtccatattatttttaccaaaGCAATATAAAATCTgatataatatctaaaaaaatacCTTCGATCTTTGTATTCGTAATAATGTCAGGACATGCGAAAACCATCTCGTATCATCTATGCGTCATATTTATTCCTCTATCTTCCACTACCAAATGAAATGTTTCAGTCACGTTCAGCGTTTACAAACGCGTATTTGTCACCAAAGAActtaaaattagttttataataacggaaaaaaagttaaatatcacattattttatattattttgtattagtCTTTAACAAAGAAGGTATCCCTTGCTTTTTCTACTACATTATACATTGATCCTATacctgaaaaataatttcgtatagTAAAtgtcttaaattttttattaattttgtgttTCATAATAAAACTAAATCCTACGTCTTTAATCATGTTTAGTATTTAAATGTGATAAgaacattaattataaaatatattatataaataaataaaaaaaactaaattactaacatttatatattagtCAACCTCATATACATTCCTGTGGCACAACAAAATCGTAAAACCTTCGATAGCTCAGTTGGTAGAGCGGTGGACTGTAGTTGGCTTCTTAAAAATATGGACATCCATAGGTCGCTGGTTCAAATCCGGctcgaaggaaatatttttttataatttatataaaaaagtttaataaCAGTTCGATGACACTGAAGTAACATATTTTgatctaatattattaattagtaattaacaagaatagtaaatattcttcattgtttggtctttttctcattctcttttccaaaaataatatatgcaGGATGTAGAGAGATCATTATACCAAAAGgaatgtattatatgtaatacaaaaataatattgagcgggaagaaaaattaatatcttccGACCGTGACAGGACTCGAACCTGCAATCTTCGGATCCGAAGTCCGACGCCTTATCCATTAGGCCACACGGTCTCTTGTACGAACATAACCAAACATTATATATCACACGACTtcaaaaaaaatataattaattattatatacaaaatttattgttttacaaaatttgattatatacCTTCTCttttatacacataatatGAACAAAACTTATACCATACTTCCTTTCTTATGATACGTCCTTGTAATAActttatcgtaaaattcaaATCGAGAAATCTATATTatcaacttttataaaatccaTATTTCTCGGAATAGATATCAACTACAATAGCATCCTCATTGATTAAATATAGTAAAGATAGGATATACCTTAACATTATATCAAGGACGAAGATTATATTATTGACTAAGCCATGAATAGACGTAACAATTAATGAGACTTCATGTCTTATGTTCTGGAATATCGACCACGAAAATATAGCGGTGTCTCTTACGCCCTCTGCGATTTGTTACAGCATTCCTACTTCACCATTTGTTAATCAAACAATCATTATCTATATTACCATAGACAAAGTtttgtacatatgtaattttgtACATATCTACTAGGTGGCATTAAACACAGAAAACAAATTGTCAGGcttaatacataataaatttgacAGAATTGcagtattttattaacaacttcttacaattttataaaagatattaataaatgtaccTATACAGATAAATTGCcacataaatttttcaatttttatacaaataaaataaatatcaaagtcaaaataaaaatgacaacCTTCCAAACTCAACTTTTGTATGCtttaggaaataaaataaaggtTCTTCCggatttaagaaaaatatttcttcgtccTTTAATACAAAGTAagtttaatttgtaatactataatattactacaatatttcaagtattttgtattttaataattgcaatttattacttatataGTAGCTGTAAAAGCAATAAATCAAGAATATATAGAAGAAGGAATATTAGATAGAATAAgtcaaaaatacaatataccAGAAGAAACTGTGGATGAATATTATTCAGTCATCTTTACAATATTAAAGATTCATTTGGGCACAGTATCGCAAAATATTAAACCTGcagaatttaaacaaatattagaaGAACTGAAGTATGTACTTTACCATATATTacattcgattatttttaattttgttttaataagtATGATATTATTTCTACAGATTATCTTCAGAATGTATTGATGACCTATCTATAGTTGTATATGGTCAAAAGCGACCAGAATTAATATCAGGATTAAtacagaaaacaaaattttatccaCACCTAATAGCCTGCAAGTGGCGCATAGATATTACTATTTCTTCTAGGTAcctgtttaataaattataaattttgtaatactgATATGTGTAATACAAAAATGCATTTTActcatatttctataaatgtttaaGAAATTATCTGCTTACTTATTaatgtgaatatttttagCATATTAAATAGAGTCTTGGAACCACATATTATAATGGAATGGACATTTAGTAATGGAAAGCGTCAAATATTTGAGTTATCTTTGCCAAAGTTTCATCAATTAAGACATGCCATAGCAACTATACTTGTAGATATGCGAAAGGTTGAAAAACAATGCGcttcaaaaaatattctatgtagCTGATGATGGTATGAAAACTAACATTATAAGTCTTTTTCATTCTAACCTTGTGCAATATTGTATTAGAAATAAGGAACAAGATGTAAGATATCCTTTATACTtcaagaaattacattttatgtaataatgtaaataactaataaaattagttaaatttcccttgttcttttattttacagagtttattatttttaactacatgaattcgaataaaatagtttctaaattatatcacatttgatattttcacTATATATGCTATTTTTATCACGTAGagttaaaaagatatttttagtatcctggtacttttaaaaatttcaatgtgCTATGTAAAGTGCGAAAGACAACGATATCGTTAAGTAGAGTGCGTACTGAATATCGtatctacatacatatgtcTAAGTGTAGGTGGATCTGTCTGTATTCTTGAAAAGATCCGAAGCCGTTTAGAAAAATGTCATCATTGTTAAAAAACTGTTGGAGGCTGTCACAAAATCTATCTGTTACAACAccaaaatgtaaataaattttattgataattctttgattttctgttttatattatgtaataaattataaactaaaTCGATAGGTTATCCAAAATTTCTTCCCTTCATGAGAACAAATACCACGGAAACtgaaaaaacagaaatacaacgtacgtaaaaaattgttatttataatatatttaataatgtaatgtttttaaatggaaagaatttttatcatatatattttataacctTTTCCTCAATCTTAATACTTCTTTCtctaaattacatttacataatcttcttttattaaacaGCAACAATGCGTAAAATCAGAACAGATGTAGCAGCCATAAAGGATATGGGTTTATATATTAGTGCATGTTTACCAAAGTATGTGCAGAAGGTTCAAATAAATGCTGGCGAtgaacttgaaatattaatttgtccACAAGGAATTGTTCCAACGctaaattttttgaaatgtcATCATAATACTCAGTTTACTTCATTATCGGATCTGACTGCACTAGATGTTCCTGCtcgaaaatatagatttgaggtaaatttgtatttgaaaaataatactccatataatactttatataaataaatattgttatgtaATGTTTTGATTATTAGGTTGTCTACAatcttctttctcttactTTTAACTCACGTATTAGGGTAAAAACATACACAGATGAATTGACACCTATACAGTCAGCAGAAAGTGTTTATGATGCTGCTAACTGGTACGAACGAGAAGTGTGGGACATGTATGGCATACTATTTTTGGGTAATTCAGATCTTCGTAGAATTCTCACAGATTATGGTTTTGAAGGGCATCCATTAAGAAAAGATTTTCCTTTAAGCGGTTTTGTTGaggtaattttataatataattctaatgCTTCACAAATGCTTTGGCTTcaattgataatatataatgtaaagattatatttttaaacgtagGTACGCTATGATGATGAATACAAGAGGGTAGTATGCGAACCGCTAGAGTTAGCACAAGAATTTCGCAAATTTGAATTATCCGCTCCATGGGAACAATTCCCTAATTTCCGTCTTGCTGAACCTGAAAAAAGTAAGGAAGAAAATTCATCTaaagataaaaagtaaattacatttttattgtatgtTATAAACATGTATTGAAAGAAACATGTTTTAGTcttcatattaatatttatttaatactacCGTGCAttcttttcaataaaatagatacaaagtataacaacgaaaatttttagtaatttgtTTATTGACCCTAGTAGCATGaacaatttatgtattttccgTGTAAGATAACTTCAAGTGAAATATGCGCATTTtgtatcgttttatattttgcatattgtataatataaacgtAATTCGTTAATTACAAAGTGCTTATATCCTAATTTTAAGGCATATTTTTCGGTGAGTTGTAAACAAATTGAATCAAGAACGAAATTGACTGATcctatattcaatatttacgTGTATATAACAATAGGAATTACTGTATATTCTTTCCTTAAGAGAAGTGTACAAGTACTCAACCTTTGctttatacaattatacatacactaagattattttatatgcattaaccctttcgcttcgagcgccgcttataggcggcaCCCGCGAGATGATCTGTGGGTACGAGTACCGCATATAGGCGGCGACCATGCGACGACTCCTGAGTCCGGCACCCCATATATCCAAATGATGCATATACAAGTGTTATCTGtagtcaataatatatttttccgttATCGGCAGAAtattttctgttgattttattgaCATATTGGATTAATCGCTCCTTAAAGTtactctttgttaaaacaaCATCAAAACGTTTCacgcaatatatttcaaacatccAAACGATCGTATACTGTTTCATCctaaaaatctattaaatccATTGAcagtgaaacgatatttcatatatggttcttacaagaattattgttatttaaaacttAGGCAAACGTATATACAGCAACCACGCACACTGTGCGTATTTCTGGCGCGCGTTTCCGTTCAGTGGCAATACTTCGGCGAACTGAACtgccgaagcgaaagggttaagttatattattgcatctttcattttttttgttttacttaTTACGTTAGCACCAGCAATTAGAACGCTTTCTAAACTAAgtacttaaatatattcatatattttactttagtATGAATAAAAACTTACTTCCGCGAAATaagttttcttttcaaatgTAAGGCAAGACACTTCCAATTTACGAGAAAGGAGAACCTttgtcttttttaaaaatatatcttttgaaaattgtttccttATCAATCCACTTGAAAATGTACGCGtggatgtatatatataacgtcatCACAGTGCCagtagtatatatatacttacataCATAACATTCATTCTAACATCACAGTATTTCGTAAACATGTCTCTCGTTATcgtgtgtgtgcgcgtgtgtgcgcgcgcgtgtgtgtgtttatatgtatatattgtatgtaatcGAACATGTTAGATGAAATTCTACAATGACCATATAATTAAGCTCTTGTCGTCCATCATGAAATATGCCAGTTAGTGAATAAACTATAGTTTTTCAATTGGACTCGCTTTCTCTGCGACTTTTTGTCGTTTCCTAATAAATGGAACAAAACCCCACAACGACGCGCCTATCACTAAAATAATTCCTAAGATGCTGAAGATCGGCCCGTAACTACCGATTTGTTCAAATACAACGCCGCAAATTGGAGGGCCAACCAACTGTATGATTCCATTTACGAACAACGAGATACCATAGGAGGAAGTTAACTTCTCGGTCCCTAACATATCGGCCATTATAACCGCGGTGATACCAACGTAAATACCGGAAGCTAATCCGAAAACACCGCAATAAACCGACAGGATGGTGTAGCTTGTGGCTATGGGGAGAAGAGCCAACGAGATTCCAGAAATGAATAAACCGCCAACGAAATACCAATGCTTTGGCATGATCGAGACATCGGATAGCGCTGAGCCTCCGATACGTCCTATCAGGTCTAATATAGAGACGGtcgaaagaagaagggaagaCATATTTTTGTCGAAACCCAACGAGATAGCGTACGCTGGTAATAAGATGACGAAATTCGTATAACTGACAGCGTTCGTTGAATTCGAAACCAAGATTACCAGATAGATAGGATCCTTCAATAAACTAAAGTCAAAGAATTtgttcctcttctcttttactTCGTTCTTGTTCGTTTCTTCGGTACCCTTCCTCGTGAAGGTGCTCGATATCGCGTTCAAGGTCAACGTAGACGCCCTTTCCGGATGTATAGCAGAAAGCGTGCTTCCATGATACGGCGTgctgatataattaaaagatgaCATGCTCGGTGACTGTAAAGGCGATTTCTGACGTTTCGATAGCCTGGCAGAATCTCCGCCCCGTTCCGGAACAGCGTGCAACGCCGGAGTGCTGTGCATCTGGCCTGTTATCTCCCGTCCCGTGGGCATGCtaatttttctcgttcgacCTTGAACTGGCGTATTCTTGTAATACTCTAAAGCAACACTGGACGCACTCTTTGGTACCATTGGCGCGgctttttcgttttcgttcgaagaagaaacaacaTGATTCGATTGCTTCTCATCTTCGGGACTAGCTACTGTGACCGAGGCGGCCTCCAAGTCGACGTCGTTCGATTTGCTCGACGACGATGCTGGTACCATGTGCCTTTCCACCGGTTCGTACAAAAGAGCACTCGCCCATACATTCAAAGTAACAGCACCCATTATTAATACTGCACCTctgtaaaaaagtaaaatgagTTTTAGCGCTTTTTGTTCGGCCCAACGATAAGGTTAGCTATAGCTTACAATATCGTCATCGGGATATTCCACGGCTgttgagagaaaaaaaatcgtCACTTCATTAAACCAATTACATAAATActgatttttaacaaatatgcTTTTCCTTTAATATCAGTACTTAGTTTTAGCTAATTaactgtttaaaattttttccgtgatataaatatgaatatttcaattaagttATGCTGTTAATCAATCACTGAAATACAATGATTGTGTAAGCATGGAATGGaataggaaatatttgaaaatatttaatgatcaatttttttagaaagtataaaaaaaaatatttttctatatagtGATTCATGATGCAATGAAatgaagataatttaaaagatcatAGATAGAAGCGTAAAAACgctttattattgtatttcttgTATACTtgctaattattttattttattatatatatatatatatataattactttatatgtataaaatacttttttatgctatataaattgtaaaaagaaaatacaaaagattaATATCAGGTACAGTTAATACTCTTAAATGATTCACTTATCATAATCTTTGGTAATCAACagatatagtataatatattcctAACTTTTACATTAACATAATCTTTTCAATACTggtttatacgtatatatctcGTGAATTACCACCAAGTGTTACAAACAAAGCCTTATATATTCCAAAACACATAAGACTTATACTAATCAcagctttttttttaataacctTAATAAAagttcattaaatattatacagatgTTTCATAGTCTGCACCGTTTCCAGTTACAACAGACTATGATAGATAATTTGTACGTCAATCTGaaactgttttatttatgaactaagaataaatgaacaaaataatatttaatatttaaatatttcaataaaataaatatagaattaaaataaattcaatgagtataaaacaaaaataaacgaatagagagcttagaaatatttctttgaatatcAACAGACTTCTATAACTGATACTTAAtgttttcgaaagaaaaagaaatactaaGGAAGAAAGAGTGTTATTCCTTTCCcgtttttaaaatagattgagatggaaattatatttttagcgTGCGTTTCAGATCGCGTACAATACATTCTGCGGTACGAGAGAAGTTCATCTTCTTCGAAATCGCAATTTGTTCCTGTCTTCTCCCATGGACACATTCTTCtgcaacaaaagaaaaaataaaagggacGTTTAGACGAGTGGAAACGTTCTAGCTTACATCTATCGgtgtagtaatatatatacatatcgtatatatatatacatatattgtatatagcATATATCATAGTACGAgtacagaatataaaaattgtgttTACGTTTTGAGACTCGTTACGTGTAACGATATTCCACATTAGCATTCGGCacagattaaaatattcgtttcgataCACGCGTGTTAAATCAACTCGATTAAAGTTCTTCCGACGTAAAACGTGAGTTTTAGATACACCGCGTGCTGTTTCGTGTCGCTGCAAAGTAAAACTAtaagaaagtgaaaaaaaagagaagtattggaattaaaaaagaaaaaacagtcacgaaatgaatattgaaactGACTTACATTTGGTATGGcgcaatttattaattaatttatacgtacTTCGATTTTATACTTAACTCTGCTACGTCTTTCGGTCATCTTCAACCCAATCGTTTcctttattcttaaaaatttttcaaatttaagaaaatagtGAGAGAAtcgttgttaaaatttttattaacgttatCCTCATTTCAATTCCACCAAATTTTTcctaaaatatcaaaaatccttttgttttttgaaacgagagatcgagatataaatatttgaagatcgTAGCAGGATTAATATACCTGAATCGAGAAAAAAACAGTCTACTCACATGTTCACGTTCGATCGACAACATATTATcgacatacatatgtacattactgtatattcataaaacCAAACGAAGAGAATAAGAACTTCAGTATACGTATTTGGTtctaaaacaaatataatacgtaaccagaaaaaaagaagatacaaaagtacaaggaacaaaattaattttttgattaCTCTTATTACACAGCCGCGGTTAAACAATgcgaaatacataaaaattgaacttatcttaattctatttttgCTATTACGACACATATTAACTCGAAACACGTGAACATCACGCGTTCGCCATTTATAATGTGCACACTTAAAATGTGCAAGTACTTTCAACGTCAAACCGTACGTTTCCGTAGTTCTCGCATGGACATGATTATTACATATGCACACACAACGAAACGCACGCAcgtgtaattataattttttactctCAACTATTCGATAATGGCATATGCTCTAcctttttccttctgttttgttattcttttcttaaatgaagcgtatcatttataattaaagaagacaaagaaagaGGCATATTATCTTCTTTATGTGCACATGTATTCCGAAGACAAAGAATTACACTTTATACTAAACTGATGGTACTTTAATTCTAATACTTAATGCGATACAGACTGTTTCGTTTGCATCGGCGGTTAAGTATCTAAAGCGAACGGCAATTTCACGACACACAAGGATTGCATCCAGATCTTTAAATAACCGCCCAATGAAGGAACTCGTCTTTATCATCATGGAAGAAAGTCATCACAATAGGTTGCACGATACTGGCCCAGATCTTATTTCGTCCTTTTTTATTGTAGTCTCGGTGCAGTTGAGTCTAATTTAAAATCAAgcgttaaaatatattacgccTGGCAATTTGGTTTGGTAGAAAtggtaaaagataaataatcgtGATAGGAATTTAGATCATTAAAATACGTGGCATAGAAtaaaaacgtatatatatgtatatacgaaatatatatgattCTTACCTAAACCATATCAGATGAATTATGTGGCATTTTCCACATGCAGAATTCGGAGTTAGTACATAGAATATTTCTGTGTGTTTTTGAAATTAGAATAACGTCAACTAGTCGCGAGCCTATCATCTTTTTGACAGCCAACGTTACCGTGTGTATATCGAATGGTTAATGTTCGTTATCTTTAATGACAACACATTTGATAAAGAGGCTATAAAACAGCTATAGAATGTTGTAAATTTCGCAGagatatacaataaaattgtgTACATAAATGCACGCGCGTGGTTGATCAAAGTATCTTGTAAAAAGGAACTACACACATGCATGATTGATCATCGTCACATTTAATTAGTTGTAATAATGATGTATAAATACTCACCGAAAATAATCttcacaaaatatatataaactttctAAGACAATAACACTTTATTTACGGATCTTCATGAGAACAAGATGCACGTGATTATACACAAACGtcttgtatctttttcttttttctttcttttttttttcgtgacACTAATTGTAtcacaaattatataaaagttggACAAATCAAGCTCACAAATCACAGATACATtcaattttgtcaaaaataaaacgaacgtgttaaagcatattttaattaattacatcgtttaattaattaattttaaaacatcattaataaattatattaattactgTTCTGCAGATAAAATGCTgttaaataaacgttttatagaaataaaagaaaaattcaatttttaattttaatcatttataatGAACCCTtggtttgtaattttttagcAATCATAAAACAATCTTTCATAGAGATAATAAAGCCATACCTGTTGTTGTTTTagatatataacaaaaaaacGTACCTGTAACCATACTCTCGTAGAAGAATTCCTAGGATGGGTGGAAGAAATATTGAACCTAATGCACTACCAGATATGCAGAGCCCATTTGCAAGTCCACGTAACCGTACAAAGTATGAAGTTACTATATACACAGTTGGGGGAAAAGATAACCCTGCTCCAGTTCCTACCAGAACACCATAACTAAAAGATTGAACAAACAATAAGATTAcacatttacataaaaaatgtaatagtatgcttttaatttaatagcaataataatatattaataattacctGACACACAAGAAGGCCACAGAGTTGGCAAAATAACTTAGCATCATTCCTGCAGCAGCAAATGTTCCTCCCAGTAAAGTCACTGTTCTATAGGAGTATTTAACTGATAGTACACTGGAAAGGGGTCCtacaacaaaaattaattttcttattttcaattcCAAATGTTTGCCACTAGGTAATAGTTTCACCTAGTTTTAATTAAGCTTACCAAGTGAACTATACAAAAAATAGCATAAAGCTGGTATCCAAGCAGCTGCAGAGGGTGATGCATCAAAAACTTCAAGAAATTCAACAAATAAAACACCAAAGGATTTCACTGTTCCTGGAATAAGTAGATTGACCATAACGGATGCTAAAAGTACAAGCCATCCCCATCCTCCATCCGGTGGGACTAGGTCCTCTTCAgttgttacatttttaactaaataaaaagaattatgaatattattattatttataaatatatacaattagaTTCTATTAGTTTACTCATTTCATACTTATTGTTTtagcatattttatatatatgaaaaataaattccttttaaaaatttaaaaagttcttatcttttatatagaattaaaatactaTGTTTTTAACTAtaacatatttgaaataatttcgtgtTAGAAAATTTCCCATGACTATCTGGtgagatatacatatttttttacttgaaATAGAATACTTTATCActaaacaaaatatgaaaaaaagagCGTAAAACATCagtaattgtatatttgtatttattattagaactcattaagaaaatttaaaattttcatcatatttTTAGTCATTGCTAAAAAGAAGCAATATAAAgcgatttttaaaaagatcaCAATGAATCTTTATTGCGTTTCCTATCTTTCTactcgtaaattaaaatatttacatacaattaGTGGGCAAACATTGATCCcttcagaaagaaaaaggaaaaagaaataaaaatgtaaattctcAATGTAAATGACCTACCTTGTTTATTGGTCCCATTGAAGttgctttttttctcgttctcAG
This genomic interval carries:
- the LOC122566016 gene encoding COMM domain-containing protein 5-like encodes the protein MTTFQTQLLYALGNKIKVLPDLRKIFLRPLIQIAVKAINQEYIEEGILDRISQKYNIPEETVDEYYSVIFTILKIHLGTVSQNIKPAEFKQILEELKLSSECIDDLSIVVYGQKRPELISGLIQKTKFYPHLIACKWRIDITISSSILNRVLEPHIIMEWTFSNGKRQIFELSLPKFHQLRHAIATILVDMRKVEKQCASKNILCS
- the LOC122566013 gene encoding NADH dehydrogenase [ubiquinone] iron-sulfur protein 3, mitochondrial — its product is MSSLLKNCWRLSQNLSVTTPKCYPKFLPFMRTNTTETEKTEIQPTMRKIRTDVAAIKDMGLYISACLPKYVQKVQINAGDELEILICPQGIVPTLNFLKCHHNTQFTSLSDLTALDVPARKYRFEVVYNLLSLTFNSRIRVKTYTDELTPIQSAESVYDAANWYEREVWDMYGILFLGNSDLRRILTDYGFEGHPLRKDFPLSGFVEVRYDDEYKRVVCEPLELAQEFRKFELSAPWEQFPNFRLAEPEKSKEENSSKDKK
- the LOC122566001 gene encoding monocarboxylate transporter 12 codes for the protein MTMQRVQDQDNGINIKFGASKNKKGNYRLVSQHSENEKKSNFNGTNKQVKNVTTEEDLVPPDGGWGWLVLLASVMVNLLIPGTVKSFGVLFVEFLEVFDASPSAAAWIPALCYFLYSSLGPLSSVLSVKYSYRTVTLLGGTFAAAGMMLSYFANSVAFLCVSYGVLVGTGAGLSFPPTVYIVTSYFVRLRGLANGLCISGSALGSIFLPPILGILLREYGYRGAVLIMGAVTLNVWASALLYEPVERHMVPASSSSKSNDVDLEAASVTVASPEDEKQSNHVVSSSNENEKAAPMVPKSASSVALEYYKNTPVQGRTRKISMPTGREITGQMHSTPALHAVPERGGDSARLSKRQKSPLQSPSMSSFNYISTPYHGSTLSAIHPERASTLTLNAISSTFTRKGTEETNKNEVKEKRNKFFDFSLLKDPIYLVILVSNSTNAVSYTNFVILLPAYAISLGFDKNMSSLLLSTVSILDLIGRIGGSALSDVSIMPKHWYFVGGLFISGISLALLPIATSYTILSVYCGVFGLASGIYVGITAVIMADMLGTEKLTSSYGISLFVNGIIQLVGPPICGVVFEQIGSYGPIFSILGIILVIGASLWGFVPFIRKRQKVAEKASPIEKL